CAAACTTGCCCCGCGACCGCCCGATAGTCACAAAGGAAATTTTGGGCACGCATTACTTGTGGGTGGCTCGCGCGGCATGGCCGGTTCCATTTCGCTTTCCGGCATGGCCGCCCTCCGCAGCGGCGCAGGCCTGGTCACCGTCGCTACTTCCGAAAGCTGCCAGCCCGTGGTCGCCGGCTTCGAGGCTTCCTATATGACCGTGCCCCTGCCGTGCGATGACCAAGGCCGCCTCGCCAAAGCCGCTCACCGCCGAATTGCCGAAATCGCCGCCAAATGCACCACCATCGGTTGCGGACCGGGATTGCAAGTCACGCCCGACCTCGATTATCTCGTCGGACGCATGTATTTCGAGTTCACCCAGCCCGCCGTCTTCGATGCCGATGCTCTCAACGCACTGTCCACACAGCCCGATTTATTTTCGCGCCATGCCGGCCCGCGCATTCTCACGCCTCATCCGGGCGAATTTGCTCGCCTGGCGGGTATTGCCAAGCTTGATCCGGCCGAGCGCGAAGACCGCGCCCGAGATTTCGCCATTCGCGGCAAATTGATTGTCGTGCTGAAAGGCCACCGTACCATCGTGACCGATGGCCACGATCTGTACGAAAACCATACCGGCAACCCCGGCATGGCCACCGGTGGCGCTGGCGACGTGCTAACCGGTATCATCACCGCGCTGTTAGGGCAAGGTCTTTCGCCGTTTGAAGCCGCGCAGTTGGGGGTACACGTCCACGGACTGGCCGGCGATCTCGCAGCCGAAGCCCTGGGCCAAGTTTCTCTCATCGCCAGCGACCTGCTCCGCTTCCTGCCCGAAGCGTTCAAACGTATGGCCTAGAGTAGATCTGAGCAGTCTTCACTGCCACAAGCAACCGTTCCAAGATTAAATCACCAATAATACGCGCCTACAAATGCCCGTCGCGGAAATCGATAAACCGGCGCGGCGTACACCGGCGCTGCAGAGTAATACGGATAATACGGACCGGGGGCCGCGGAATAATATGTGGGTGCGTAATAGGTCGTATACGGCGCCGGGTAATAGTAGCTGGAATAATATCGCGGATAGTAGCTCACATACGGACCCGGGTAATACGCATAGGACGGAACATACCCGTAAT
The sequence above is a segment of the Pirellulales bacterium genome. Coding sequences within it:
- a CDS encoding NAD(P)H-hydrate dehydratase — its product is MPTPPLPKLAPRPPDSHKGNFGHALLVGGSRGMAGSISLSGMAALRSGAGLVTVATSESCQPVVAGFEASYMTVPLPCDDQGRLAKAAHRRIAEIAAKCTTIGCGPGLQVTPDLDYLVGRMYFEFTQPAVFDADALNALSTQPDLFSRHAGPRILTPHPGEFARLAGIAKLDPAEREDRARDFAIRGKLIVVLKGHRTIVTDGHDLYENHTGNPGMATGGAGDVLTGIITALLGQGLSPFEAAQLGVHVHGLAGDLAAEALGQVSLIASDLLRFLPEAFKRMA